The nucleotide sequence TCCCTCGCGGCGGGCCGCGGCGACGCTTTGCGTCTTTTCCTCCGGCGTCCTCTCGGCGAAGACACGATCGACACCGAGGGCGACGCCCACCAGCTCCGCCACATCGGCATGATCCCCGGTCAGCAGCCAGATCTCGCGGAAACCGATCCGTTTCAGCGATCGCAGGGCGCGCGGCACGTCGGGACGGATCAGGTCTTCGAGGATGAGCGCGCCGGCCGGATTCCCGTCGACGGCCACCATCACCACCGAAGCCCCCTCCAGCAGGGCCCGCCGGCGGACGCGGCGCATCGCCGGCGAGATCGGACGATTGCCGAGGACCCAGCCGGTCCTGCCCAGGACCACCTCGCGTCCGTCCACTTTTCCGCGAATCCCTTCGCCCAGGACCTCGTGCGTCTCGGTCGGCAGCGAAAGAGCAAAGCTTCTCTCGCGCGCCGCGCGCAGCATCGGCTCCGCCAGGACGTGCATCGACGCCTGCTCCAGCGAAGCCGCCAGCCGCAGGATCTCCTCGGGAGGGACTTCCCCGAAGGGAACGACGTCGGTCAGCACCGGTGCACCCCCGGTGACGGTGCCGGTCTTGTCGAGCACCAGGATCGTGCCGCGCGCCAGAACCTCGAGCGCCCCGCCCCCCTTCACGATGATGCCGCGGCGGGCCGCGCGCGATATCCCGGCCACGAAGGCCACCGGCGCCGCCAGGATCAGAGGGCAAGGCGTGGCCACCACCAGGACGGCCAGCCCCCGGATCGGGTCTCCGGAGATCCCCCAGGCCACCGCGGCGGTCGCCAGCGTCAACGGCAGGAAGAAAAGGGCGTAGCGGTCGGCCAGGCGGACCAGCGGCGCTTTCGAGGCCTGCGCCTGCTGCACCAGCTTCACGATCCCGGCGTAGGTGCTCTCCGATGCGGTGGCGGAAGCGCGCATCCTGAAAGCCGATCCGGCGGCGTTGACGGTGCCGCTGCGAACCCGGTCCCCTTCCCGTCGCTCCACCGGAAGGGCTTCGCCGGTGAGCGCCGATTCGTCAAGAAGCGCCGTCTCGCCGATCACCCTCCCGTCGACCGGCACCACCTCGCCGGCGCGCACCAGAAGGAGGTCGCCCCGCCTGACCTCGTCGATGTCGTGCTCGACCAGCTCCTCCCCTTCCACCCGGTGAATCCGGCGCGGGCTGCGATCCAGCAGGAGGCGCAGCTCGCGGCGCGCGCGGCGCTCGGCGTAATCCTCGAGCGCCTGCCCGCCGGAGAGCATCAGCGCGACGACGGCGCCCGCCAGGTATTCCCCCAGCGCGAGCGACCCGGCGATTGCCAGCAGCGCGATGATGTCGACGCCGGCGCGTCCCGAGAGAAGATCGCGCACCACGGAAAAGGTCAGAGGAAACAGCGCCAGGAGGGCGGTCAGCGCCCAGGCGTGTCCCGCCGCCTCGGGCCTTCCGGCGGCTTGCATCAACGATCCGACACCGATGCCCGTCACCACGACGACGAGGACGATGCGGTTGGCGATGCGCGGGTCGATCCTCACGTCATTCCTTTCGTGGTGATCCCGGTGCGAGGGCGAAAAATCTGCGACCGGCGACGCTCGTGCCGCAAATCCTGCTGGCATGCGATGTACCGACGAGGCAGCCGCGGCGGATGCCGTGGGAGGATGCAACAGCTTCTGCCGGCCTCGCGCTTCGCGGGCGAGCCTTGCGCCGGGAAGAATGCCAGGCCTTCACGCCAAGCACAAGTCCTCCATTTGTTGAGGTTAGCTCAGCGAAATCGAGTATGATCCCGCGGCTGTCGGGCGGCAATCTCCGAGCAGTCATCCGGCTGACCGTCCTGGTTTAGAAGGCATTGTCCCACAGTTGAGCGTCCCAGGCGCACCCACCTGGCCGGGCATAAAGGTTGCGATGCTTACCCTTCTGGAGGATCCCATGCATTCCTTGCGCCGGATCGTGATTGTTCTCGCCCTGGCAGCCTCGGCGGCCAGCACCCGCTCCTTCGGCGCCGGCGGGACGAAAGGGGCCGGACCCTACAGTTCCGCGACGGAGTGCGCCCGCTGCCATACGCAGATACATCGTGCCTGGGAGCAATCGGCCCATGCCCGCTCGGCCACCTCGACGACCTTCAAGAGCGTCCGCGACGGGGTGCTCAAGCAGGGCGGCGACGCGCGGGACAAGCTCGAAGGATGGTGCGCCGGCTGCCACGCACCGACGACCCTGGTGACCGGCGACCGCAAGCTGGCCGACCCGATCAGCCGGGAGGGAGTCACCTGCGATTTCTGCCACACCGTCGCCTCCGTCGACCTGGAGCGGACCGGACAGCCCTTCTCTCTCGCTCCCGGCAACGTGAAGCGGGGACCGATTGCCTATGCCGGCCCCGTCAAAGGGCATGGGACCGACTACTCGTTCCTGCACCGGGGAAGCCCGCTGCTGTGCGCCGCCTGCCATGAGCTCCAGGGGCAGGCGGGAGCGCACATCCTGACGACCTATGACGACTGGGTGGCGGGCCCCTATCCCGCCCGCGGGGTCTCCTGCCAGGACTGCCACATGGCGCCGATCCCCGGGGATGCCGCCAAGCCCGAGATGATGGCCAGCCAGGGACCGCGAGTGATCAATCTCCACCGCCTGGTCGGAGGCAGCTCCCTCAGCCAGCTGAACCGGGGACTCGATCTGAAGATCGAATCGTTCTCCACCAGCCGCGCCTCCGCCGAGATCCGCGTCGCGGTCACCAATGCCGCGGCCGGCCACCGGATCCCGGGCGGCCTGCCGACCAAGAGCCTGGCGCTGGTGGTGGGGATCGAGACGACCGATGGCGCCTTCGAGAGCATGGAAGAAACCGAGTTCCGGCGGGAGTTGCGCGACGGGCAGGGGGTGGCGCTGCGGACGCTCGCCGACATGCTCCTGCGCGCCTCCTCTCAAGGAGAAGACTCGCGGCTCCGCCCCGGGGAGACGCGGAGGCAGTATTTCCGGGTGAGCCTTCCCGACCGGGCCCGCGCGGTGGTGGCCCGTCTGGAATACCGAGACGCCACCGATCCCGAATCTCCCATCAAGACCACCGTCATCACCCAGGAGCGCCGCGAAGTTCCGGCCCGCTGAGCATCCGCAGGCAGCGTCGGGCACGGCTGCGCCAGGAGCACACGATGGAAATCGATGTCCGACGCAACCCGGCGCTGCTGAAGCTGGACCTTTACTGTCGTGGATTGCGGCTCGACGATTCCTGCTTTCTCATGCAAGACGGCGGGCGCCAGATCCTGCGCACGCGCGCGGGACTGGGCTCGGGACTCGAGCTGATCCTCCCGGGAGGGCTCTGGACCAACGTGCCGGTGGCGGAAGGCTTCGCCGCCTCCTCGCCGTATGTCCTGCACCGCTCGCCCTCGGGGTACGTCCTGCGCCGGTACGAGGAGACGCCGGCTCCGGAGTCGGGCCGCACGCTGCGCATTCCCGCGGCCGATGTCCCGGTGCGCCTCGCCCCGAGGCCGGCCTGGTACGAAGCCACCACCTCGAGCGGCAAGCCGATGACCCGCATCGGGACGCTGCAGGGGACCTACCTGGGCGTCTATCCCGCCAAGGTGTGCGACTACTGGCTCGAGAAGCCGAAGGGAAACTGCAAATTCTGCTCGGTCGGCTTGAATCTGGGGCTCGACGATGCCGACGAGAAATCGGTCGACGAGGTGATGGAGGTGGTGCGGGCGGCGCGACGCGAATCGGGGATCACGTACGTCGATTTCAACACCGGCCATTACAAAGGCGACACCTATCTCGACATCCTGGAGCCTTTCCTGCGCCGGCTGAAGCGTGAGACGGGACTGCTGGTCGGGGTGCAGACGCCGCCCCACCACGACCTGCGGCGCTACGACGCGCTGCGCCGGATGGGAGTCAACCGGGTCTCTTTCTGTTTCGAGATCTTCGATCAGGCATGCTTCAGGAGCATCTGTCCCGGAAAGGACCGGGAGTACGGCCTGAAGCGCTA is from Candidatus Polarisedimenticolia bacterium and encodes:
- a CDS encoding heavy metal translocating P-type ATPase, translating into MRIDPRIANRIVLVVVVTGIGVGSLMQAAGRPEAAGHAWALTALLALFPLTFSVVRDLLSGRAGVDIIALLAIAGSLALGEYLAGAVVALMLSGGQALEDYAERRARRELRLLLDRSPRRIHRVEGEELVEHDIDEVRRGDLLLVRAGEVVPVDGRVIGETALLDESALTGEALPVERREGDRVRSGTVNAAGSAFRMRASATASESTYAGIVKLVQQAQASKAPLVRLADRYALFFLPLTLATAAVAWGISGDPIRGLAVLVVATPCPLILAAPVAFVAGISRAARRGIIVKGGGALEVLARGTILVLDKTGTVTGGAPVLTDVVPFGEVPPEEILRLAASLEQASMHVLAEPMLRAARERSFALSLPTETHEVLGEGIRGKVDGREVVLGRTGWVLGNRPISPAMRRVRRRALLEGASVVMVAVDGNPAGALILEDLIRPDVPRALRSLKRIGFREIWLLTGDHADVAELVGVALGVDRVFAERTPEEKTQSVAAARREG
- a CDS encoding radical SAM protein encodes the protein MEIDVRRNPALLKLDLYCRGLRLDDSCFLMQDGGRQILRTRAGLGSGLELILPGGLWTNVPVAEGFAASSPYVLHRSPSGYVLRRYEETPAPESGRTLRIPAADVPVRLAPRPAWYEATTSSGKPMTRIGTLQGTYLGVYPAKVCDYWLEKPKGNCKFCSVGLNLGLDDADEKSVDEVMEVVRAARRESGITYVDFNTGHYKGDTYLDILEPFLRRLKRETGLLVGVQTPPHHDLRRYDALRRMGVNRVSFCFEIFDQACFRSICPGKDREYGLKRYLDAVAYCAGLSKRSAGGEPWVANGEIIAGLEPPVSSIAAIEWITSVGAIPTVCVFRPLKGTDLEDAPPPRTEEMVAVFRRLYEACMENNLPIGVAPNVHVSLVLLPEECRYLMDNPRKYFWKELKLRAMSRAFGARFQRRVDRLMAKLPPGTRAASDSAAVH
- a CDS encoding multiheme c-type cytochrome yields the protein MHSLRRIVIVLALAASAASTRSFGAGGTKGAGPYSSATECARCHTQIHRAWEQSAHARSATSTTFKSVRDGVLKQGGDARDKLEGWCAGCHAPTTLVTGDRKLADPISREGVTCDFCHTVASVDLERTGQPFSLAPGNVKRGPIAYAGPVKGHGTDYSFLHRGSPLLCAACHELQGQAGAHILTTYDDWVAGPYPARGVSCQDCHMAPIPGDAAKPEMMASQGPRVINLHRLVGGSSLSQLNRGLDLKIESFSTSRASAEIRVAVTNAAAGHRIPGGLPTKSLALVVGIETTDGAFESMEETEFRRELRDGQGVALRTLADMLLRASSQGEDSRLRPGETRRQYFRVSLPDRARAVVARLEYRDATDPESPIKTTVITQERREVPAR